A window of the Cicer arietinum cultivar CDC Frontier isolate Library 1 chromosome 6, Cicar.CDCFrontier_v2.0, whole genome shotgun sequence genome harbors these coding sequences:
- the LOC101512974 gene encoding probable serine/threonine-protein kinase PBL15: MDPTNLVLLSSQSLKECTNNFNQSNLIGLTQFGRLFRGNFQGQHVLVKLWDDEKLKHITSKYNDEYLILKEEVKFWTNPILKGCPNLANWIGYTWEKDIKGIVYDVNPFDILDNVIKKDSLSLLQRINLIHELAKLLKFIHDQEKQNMVLNISTSHILLDKDYKPKLFDLLLVSEVNMLKEQITMSTSYMDPYFSLRGGKWTRSCEVYSFGIILLELITKTISDIRNREDTSLITYSLVHIWAKKEYMPNCSLVHKHLQQDWFYCAEDGVSITLLALQCIDFFPANRPSMTDVLQKLENLSVLQHLTDARPTKKEKKFISS, encoded by the exons ATGGACCCAACAAACCTTGTTCTTCTTTCATCTCAGAGCTTAAAAGAATGTACAAACAATTTCAACCAAAGCAATCTCATTGGGTTGACACAGTTCGGAAGATTGTTTAGAGGAAATTTTCAAGGTCAACATGTATTAGTGAAGTTATGGGATGATGAAAAGTTGAAGCACATAACTTCTAAATATAATGATGAGTATTTGATTCTCAAA GAGGAAGTTAAGTTTTGGACAAATCCAATTTTGAAAGGTTGTCCTAACTTGGCTAATTGGATTGGTTATACTTGGGAGAAAGATATAAAAGGGATTGTGTATGATGTTAATCCATTTGATATTTTGGACAATGTAATCAAGAAAG ATAGCTTGAGTTTGCTTCAGAGAATAAATCTAATTCATGAGCTTGCTAAGCTCTTGAAATTCATTCATGACCAAGAGAAACAAAATATGGTGTTAAATATCAGTACATCTCATATACTTCTTGATAAG GATTACAAGCCAAAgttatttgatttgttgttgGTTAGTGAAGTGAACATGCTCAAGGAACAAATAACAATGTCAACTAGCTACATGGATCCTTATTTTTCTCTAAGGG GTGGTAAATGGACAAGAAGTTGTGAAGTGTATTCATTTGGCATTATTTTACTTGAACTAATAACCAAAACAATTTCAGACATAAGAAACAGAGAAGATACAAGCTTAATCACATATAGTCTAGTACATATTTGGGCCAAGAAAGAGTACATGCCAAATTGTTCTCTTGTTCACAAACATCTGCAACAAGATTGGTTTTATTGTGCTGAAGATGGTGTTTCAATAACTCTACTTGCTTTGCAGTGCATAGATTTTTTTCCAGCAAATCGTCCTTCAATGACTGATGTGTTGCAAAAACTAGAAAATCTTTCAGTGTTGCAACATTTGACTGATGCTAGACCaacaaaaaaggaaaagaaattcATTTCATCATAA